One Anopheles marshallii chromosome 3, idAnoMarsDA_429_01, whole genome shotgun sequence genomic region harbors:
- the LOC128711295 gene encoding uncharacterized protein LOC128711295 gives MMKVLIALSTVLCVVLAKDQPRKAIVYLQGHSGVTGNVTISQPSCTEPVFIEINVVGLTPGKHGFHIHEKGDLTDGCASTGGHYNPDKVSHGAPNDQVRHVGDLGNIAADENGIAKTSYSDTVVSLYGARSVLGRAIVIHAEVDDLGKTNHPDSLKTGNAGGRVACGVIGILEPFDVPDQECTSGQQGLLPAIVTITMSLFAVRLMVL, from the exons ATGATGAAGGTGCTAATTGCTCTGTCGACCGTGCTGTGCGTCGTGCTGGCGAAG GACCAGCCACGAAAGGCTATTGTGTACCTGCAAGGACATTCAGGTGTCACCGGCAATGTGACAATCTCGCAACCTTCCTGCACCGAACCAGTGTTTATCGAGATCAACGTCGTCGGTCTCACGCCTGGCAAGCACGGGTTCCACATCCACGAGAAGGGTGACCTGACGGACGGTTGCGCAAGCACCGGAGGTCATTACAATCCCGATAAG GTCAGCCATGGTGCCCCGAACGATCAGGTGCGTCATGTCGGTGATCTCGGCAACATTGCGGCCGACGAGAATGGCATCGCCAAGACGTCCTACTCGGACACGGTCGTGTCACTGTACGGTGCCCGCAGCGTTCTCGGCCGTGCGATCGTCATCCACGCCGAGGTGGATGATCTCGGCAAGACCAACCATCCGGACTCGCTGAAAACTGGCAACGCTGGTGGACGCGTGGCCTGCGGTGTGATTGGCATTCT CGAGCCTTTTGATGTGCCGGACCAGGAATGTACCAGTGGTCAGCAGGGGCTTCTGCCGGCTATCGTTACCATAACAATGTCACTGTTTGCGGTCCGACTGATGGTTCTATAA
- the LOC128714512 gene encoding uncharacterized protein LOC128714512 — translation MESGTIVVSHSPAAIPRAFLNERSSSMTILPLQGKSLQHPPRMSQLETLEAKMANIEVSLCAGTPRRRKGTSLGGSLSARSSPRPEAPPSRELRTALQDREAVIQNLRLQLGLGKLPRPTGPPLDDTERPVAEQRLAKLKSDAETKRHVIKNLKSALEKLDVTDNIDVRIRQAELEYALGREELQLLSLVEEARALQGRLDKPKQEPNTLYGMLQSGASLSLLAIRASTGRWNASTRNEQPGFWVDWVLEGESLQRGDRIIEINGKAIGGRNREEMARAIGSHSKSEIVVARARKAPSVNHLAHQSLQQTQADNVRLQHRISYLEDQVRELLSSKDSGVIRSGVAVNGSGGAHITSISITSPPSTPPEGKTPQPPHIYNYIDEKGSSPRNGSPGHVTTTTIIKECDRINGELTNGGSDVLKYNLRNSLSSSKISINGNGGDSLTAQYYNRKERDKRERETRRQDRERYLQQFGAKLQRSTTDLESDCDRNRLLQHSHSRNHARSVEHLNGERKRLVAATTHETATIGRRGDIRTVKSLDFESDTNDQYASEPSGPVGKHAGGVRPAPPKKPLRLSLQRAQSLQTVDGLMLEAIAATNGHDRKRGMKRSHKSGTKATDPSATMTSQYIENSVPMQTASLGRQKYM, via the exons ATGGAATCCGGAACCATCGTCGTTAGTCATTCGCCAGCAGCCATTCCGAGAGCATTTCTGAATGAACGTTCTTCTTCGATG ACCATTCTTCCATTGCAAGGCAAATCACTACAACATCCCCCCAGAATGTCGCAATTGGAAACTCTAGAAGCGAAG ATGGCAAATATTGAGGTTTCGCTGTGTGCAGGAACACCTAGACGAAGAAAGGGCACGTCCCTTGGAGGGTCTCTGTCAGCTCGCTCATCCCCCAGACCCGAAGCGCCACCTTCACGCGAATTGCGAACGGCTTTACAAGATCGAGAAGCTGTTATACAGAA TTTACGGTTACAACTCGGCCTGGGAAAGCTACCACGCCCGACAGGGCCACCGTTGGACGATACGGAGCGACCAGTTGCCGAACAGCGACTGGCAAAGCTGAAATCAGACGCCGAAACCAAACGGCATGTGattaaaaatctaaaatcggCACTGGAGAAGCTCGATGTGACAGA CAATATTGATGTACGAATACGGCAGGCCGAACTGGAGTATGCGCTTGGGCGGGAAGAATTGCAGCTACTTTCGCTGGTCGAGGAAGCACGAGCCCTGCAGGGACGGCTAGACAAACCAAAGCAAGAACCAAACACCCTCTACGGGATGCTACAATCGGGCGCAAGCCTAAGTCTGCTTGCTATCCGTGCGTCGACGGGTCGCTGGAACGCAAGTACCAGAAACGAGCAGCCCGGCTTCTGGGTAGACTGGGTGCTGGAAGGTGAAAGTCTACAGCGAGGCGATCGTATCATTGAAATCAACGGTAAAGCGATCGGTGGCCGTAATCGGGAAGAGATGGCCCGTGCGATTGGTTCTCACTCCAAGTCGGAAATAGTGGTGGCACGTGCTAGGAAAGCACCGAGTGTGAACCATTTAGCCCATCAGTCACTGCAGCAAACGCAGGCCGATAATGTTCGACTGCAGCACCGAATATCGTACCTGGAGGATCAGGTGAGGGAGTTGCTGAGTTCCAAAGACAGCGGAGTGATTCGCAGTGGAGTGGCAGTGAACGGTAGTGGCGGTGCACATATTACTTCGATCAGCATCACCTCACCACCTTCGACGCCACCGGAAGGTAAAACACCGCAACCGCCTCACATCTACAACTACATCGATGAAAAGGGATCCTCGCCGCGCAATGGCAGCCCGGGGCACGTCACAACGACCACCATCATAAAGGAGTGCGATCGAATCAATGGCGAACTAACGAACGGGGGATCGGATGTGTTGAAGTATAACTTGCGCAACTCGCTGTCATCGTCCAAGATCAGCATCAATGGCAATGGGGGAGATTCGCTGACGGCCCAGTACTACAATCGCAAGGAAAGGGATAAGCGAGAACGCGAGACACGGCGACAGGATCGCGAACGCTATCTGCAGCAGTTCGGGGCAAAGCTGCAGCGCAGCACCACCGATCTCGAAAGCGACTGCGATCGGAACCGCTTGCTGCAGCATAGTCACAGCCGCAACCATGCCCGTAGCGTAGAGCATTTGAATGGCGAACGGAAGCGTTTGGTAGCCGCGACCACGCACGAAACAGCCACGATTGGCCGTCGTGGCGATATTCGGACGGTGAAAAGCTTGGACTTTGAGTCCGACACCAACGACCAATACGCCTCGGAACCGTCCGGCCCGGTCGGCAAACATGCCGGTGGTGTACGGCCAGCACCGCCCAAGAAACCGCTCCGTCTGTCGTTGCAACGTGCGCAGAGCTTGCAGACGGTAGACGGACTGATGCTGGAAGCGATAGCCGCCACCAACGGGCACGATAGAAAGCGCGGCATGAAACGATCTCACAAGAGTGGCACCAAAGCAACCGATCCGAGCGCGACGATGACGTCCCAATACATTGAGAACAGTGTGCCGATGCAGACGGCATCGCTTGGACGGCAGAAATATATGTAG